In Risungbinella massiliensis, the genomic stretch TGTTCAGCAAACTTATTTGAGATATTTTTTGTTATTTCAGGGTAAATCGACTCACGGGGCTTTTGATGTCGTGTGTACAAGCGGACTTCACCAGACTCCACCATCGCTACTATACGTACTCCGTCCCATTTGATCTGGTGGAGAAAGTTCTTACCGGTAGGAATCGCTTCAGCTAACACTGGCTCCATCGGACGAAACGGCTGTAACAAAAACTCCACGCTCCTAGTTTTGATACCGTTAGTTTGTCTCAGGGTCTTTTGGATTACACGAACGTATTAAGGACTTCTTATAAAAAAATCGAGACCAAATTAACAAGAAAACTCAAAAAACAGTTTCAGAAGAAACTATATAAAAAAATCGAAGCCTGTTTTAAATGTGCGACTATAACTAATTAACTAACAAAAAAGAAGCTTTATGGTAGTAGCACAAATTTATAATAATAAACTACAAACAAAAAGAGGAGTAGTTCTGTGTATGTTTATTCATATCCACATTCTAAAGGCTTAATAATTTCCGGTAAGGTATTACAGATGTTCTCATAGGTAGAGAATTTAGTATTGTTCGTAAGAACAACAATGCTATCTCCGTCATAACCTATCCAAAAGACACATACATCTTTATCAATTTTTACGACTACTGAATCCCTAATCTTACCTTCCAAAATACCTTGCCATGGACGTTTTTCAACACGAAAAACATCTTGTGTTGACCATACGACGAGATCATTACTACTACCAATTGACAAAAAAATAGGTAAAATTTCTCGTAATTGATTTATGTTTTCGATGTCAGTAACGGATACGATCAATTTATGATTAGTTAAAAGATATTTATATTCAATATTTGATTTATTACATAACTCCTCATAATCTTCTTTCCAATATAGAGGAATTTCAGAACAAAAATAGATTGGAAATGCTTCTATTTGTTCCATCCATAAAGGTAAAAAATTCTCGTCACTTTCAGGTAAATAAAAACCGTCCATTGAGAAGACATATTGCGGATTCCCGTCGATAGCAAATGGAAAGTAACCACCCGAATCGGGATTTAAATTAAAATAATGTTTGGGAATATAACCGATTTCAATATCCAACTTGGGTACTCCTTCATATCTTGTTATAGTTGATTATATTAAGCCCCTGCGAATCATCTAGATTGCAATGTGGATCATAATAATTTTTGTTTAGTAAACACGAAATAAAAAAAACTCAGACCCTTTATCTATTATCGTAGGCCCGAATGTGGATTATTCCTAGTCATAATAGAAAAGTCACAATTCATGAAAGAAGCCATTTTGAATATATATCCAAAATGGCTTCTTTCATGTAGTTAAAATATTTAACTTGGAAGGTTAAGTTGCCATGAAACACCAAACTTATCCTCAATCCAAGCAAACTTTTTGCTAAATCCATAATCGTCTAATGGCATTAAAAGTTTACCACCATCAGATAACTTCCCATATAATCGATCAAGCTCCTCTTCCCCATCACATGTTAAAAAGATTGAAAAGGACGGCGTAAAGGTAAATTTATGCTTCACATTACTGTCAATACACATAAACTCTTGTCCCTTTAAGGAAAATGTTGCTTGCATAACACTTCCTTCATCTCCAACTTCATTTACTCCATACCGATTTATACTCGTTATTTCTGACCCTTCGATCAAAGAAGTATAATAATTCATTGCTTCTTCAGCATTTCCTTGAAACATTAGAAATGGGGTGACCTTTTTCATAATCAGTTCTCCTTAAAGTTAATTCTTATCTTACTTTTTCTTACTACACATGAAACCTCCTTTAATAGAACAAACAAAATCGTCGAGAATATTATCTATTCGAGCTTCGTTATACGCTTTCCATCATTTGCTTGTCGAGATGCTCTAGTACAAACGGCCAAGCCTCATTATGCTGATCTCTCGACTTTACATCTGGGAAACCTGCATGGATAAGACGTAGTTTCGTACCTTTCCCAGAAGATTCGAGTTCCACTGTGACAATTGTCTCAGCCCCCATCGTTCCCCCTTCCCCAGTTACCCAAGTCATCTCCACAAGGAGATTACGTTCTAGTCTCAAGAATCGTCCATAGTGAGGATGACGCTGTACCTCACTATCGGTCTCAAATTGGTGGATCGTCTCAAAGAAAAAGACCGTATTGACTTCCCCCTCCATTAATACGGTTCCTGGCGCTGCAAACCAACGATCAAATTGCTTTGTCCAAGCTTGAAATAGTACGCTTGGTGATGATTCCATCATCCGTTCGACCTTTAAGTGAAATGGTCTTAATGAAATATCAGGTATTGTAATAGGCAATATCATTTATTTCTCCGCCCTTCCGTAGTAGTCAATTTAATATAATGATCGCCAACCAATAACATCTAACATTACATCTTTAATATGAAGATAACCATACAATGAGTTGAAGTGATTCAATAACCAACGCTATGGTTTAATAACTGCTATGTTCTTTCATAAAAGTAGCCTGAGGTCATCTCCTCAGGCTCTTCCTATATGAATCTTAGCGTCGATGTTCAATTAAATCGATAGCCCCTAAAACGATATGAGCTAAACCAAATCCAATAATCGAACCAGCGATCAACGGTCTCATGTTTCTCATATTACGTATTGCAATCCCTGTAGACGTTACAGCTGTTCCTAAAACTGTAGGGATTAGTCCTTCTCGTACGTATGCCATCAAAACATTCCCCCCGTCATATACTAAGATTCATTTCTTATCTTTTGAATTAATGGTTAGGTTATACCTTTGTTTTTAACTTATGTTTGGCTTACCATTTGTGACTTCAATCAATTTGATCGTTTTTGAACGAAAATGAATTATATTGATTGATAAAACGCTTTCATTCATGTATTATAAAAATACACCATTCGGAGGTGAGTAAATACGATTACTCAACAACGACATCAACATATATTGGAGTTATTAAAAAAACAGGGAGTCGTCAAACTGCAGGATCTCGTTCAAGTGTTAGAAACTTCGGAATCTACCATACGACGTGATCTGATTGAACTAGAAAAACACAACTTGCTCAAACGTGTCCATGGTGGAGCAACTCTACTTCATGCTAAAGGAACCGAACTTAGTATTAAAGAGAAATCCTCCAAAAACCTTCAGCAAAAAAGAGAGATTGCCATCTTTGCCGCTTCACTCGTCGAGCAAGGAGACTGCCTCTTCCTTGATGCTGGTAGTACCACATTGGAAATGATTCCACATCTTGCGAATAAAAACATTACGGTAGTAACCAATGGTCTCACTCATTTAGAAATCCTAATGGAGCAAGACATTCGTTCCTATATTCTCGGGGGGATGATGAAGCCTAGCACTAGAGCTATCGTCGGAAGTAAAGCAGTAGAATCTTTACTTCAGTACCGTTTTGATAAGTGTTTTTTAGGCACGAATGGAATTCATCTGGAGCTGGGATATACTACTCCTGATCCTGATGAAGCACTTATCAAGCGAACTGCACTTTCATTGTCTAGTCAAGCTTACGTAGTAGCGGACCACAGCAAATTTTCAGAGGTCTCCTTTAGCAAAATTGCCGAGATCCACGAATCACATCTAATAACAGATCATCTTCCAGAAGAACACCGGGAATCATATCGAACGAAAACCATTGTAATTGAGGTAGAAAACGGATGATTTATACTGTCACACTAAACCCATCTATCGATCTAATAGTACATGTAGAAGATTTACAACTAAATAAACTAAATCGGATGCAAAAAGAACAAAAATTCCCTGGTGGTAAGGGAATTAACGTTTCTCGAATCTTACAGAGAATTGGTGTAGATACCACTCCACTTGGATTCATTGGTGGATTTACTGGTCAATTTATTATGGATGCTCTTTCAAACGAAAACATCACACATGATTTTGTCCAGGTAGAGGGCGATTCGCGAATTAACCTCAAGCTAAAATCACTTGCAGGTGAAACCGAAATCAACGGCCAAGGGCCAGTCATTACTCCAAATCAATACGAGCAATTCCTGCAAAAACTAACGAAGTTAAAAAGCGGGGACACACTTGTACTTGCTGGTAGTATACCTAAAACGATACCTGTCGAACTGTATAAGGAACTCTTGCTGTCATACACACAACTCGGTGTCCGTGTGGTGGTCGACACAAGTGGTGAAGCATTGAAACGAGTGATCGATCATCGTCCCTTTTTGATCAAGCCGAATCATCATGAACTTGGGGAGCTATTTCAAACAACCTTTCATTCTATAGAAGAAATTATCCCATATGGAAAGCGCTTACAAGAAAAAGGAGTCGCCCATCTCATCGTTTCCATGGCGGATAAAGGGGCACTCCTATTTACCCAAAACGGCATCTATCAATCCAACGTCCCACAAGGTAAGGTAGTTAACTCTGTAGGCGCAGGAGATTCAGTAGTTGCTGGTTTTATAGGTCGACTCCAACAAACAAATGATGTAATCGAGGCATTCCGCTTTGGAATAGCAACAGGTAGTGCTACTGCCTTTTCACCAGACTTAGCATCAAAAGAGAAAATAGCAGAACTATATCCGCAAGTAGAGATTAAGAAGATAGGAGGAGAAATTATATGAGAATTACAGACTTACTAAAAAAAGATACGATTATTATGGATCTCAAGGCAAAAACCAAAGCGGAAGTGATCGATGAATTAGTTGATCAACTAGCTTCTGCAGATCGATTACATGATCGGGAAGAATTTAAAGAAGCAATCTTGGCACGTGAAGGTACAGGTACCACTGGAATTGGGGATGGGATCGCCATTCCTCATGCCAAAACGAAAGCAGTCAAAACACCATCTATCTGTTTTGCCAAGAGCGAACAAGGAATTGACTATGAAGCTCTCGATGGCAAACCAGTTCACTTTTTCTTTATGATTGCTGCTAGTGAAAGTGCCAATGACGATCACTTGGAAACACTCTCTGCTCTTTCCATGATGTTGCTCGATTCAGGGTTTCGCCAAAAATTAGAACAAGTGAAGACCGTAGAGGAATTCCTGGCTTTGATCAATGCGCAGGAACAAATAGAGGATGAAGAAGAACAGCACAAAGCAACCATAGACGAACCACAAACAGGAGAACTGATTCTTGCTGTTACCGCTTGTCCAACTGGGATTGCCCATACGTATATGGCTGCGGATGCCCTAAAGGCCAAAGCAGAGGAAATGGGGGTAACCCTAAAAGTTGAAACAAATGGTTCCACAGGAGTAAAAAATCAATTGACCGAAGAGGAAATTGAACGTGCAACTGCAATCATTGTGGCAGCGGACAAGCAGGTAGAAATGAATCGTTTTAAGGGCAAACACGTACTCCAAGTCCCCGTATCCCATGGAATTCGCAAAGCAGAAGAGCTAATCAACCGTGCACGAAATCAAGATGCACCTCGTTTCACTGGAAATGGCGAAACAGACAAAGAGAGTCCTAAGCAAGGTACAGGATTCTATAAGCATCTGATGAATGGTGTTAGCAACATGCTACCGTTTGTTGTCGGTGGTGGAATTTTAATCGCACTCGCTTTTGCCTTTGGCGGTATTGATGCTGAAGGACCGATTGCCGAAACATTGATGACAATTGGTGGCGATGGTGCATTCCATTTCTTAGTTCCTATTTTAGCTGGGTTTATTGCTATGAGCATTGCGGATCGACCTGGTTTGGCACCTGGTATCGTAGGAGGTTTTCTCGCCGCCGATGCTGGAGCAGGCTTTTTAGGTGGTCTGATTGCAGGTTTCTTGGCTGGATATATTATGGTTGGCTTGAAAAAAGTATTTCATGTTTTACCTCAGCAATTAGAAGGGATTAAACCAGTACTTCTCTACCCTGTTTTTGGTATCTTGATCACTGGTGTTTTAATGATCACCGTAATCAATGGTCCGGCCGTAGCGATAAATGAGGGGTTAATTGCCTGGTTGAATGGTTTAAGCGGAACCAATGCGATGATCTTAGGATTAATTCTAGGTGGAATGATGGCAGTCGATCTTGGTGGTCCTATTAACAAAGCAGCCTTTACATTTGGAATTGCTGCGATTGAAGCAGGGAATCTAGCTCCCCATGCTGCGGTCATGGCTGGCGGGATGATTCCACCACTTGGCATTGCACTTGCCACTACTATTTTTAAACGTAAGTTTACTGATCAAGAACGCAAATCGGGTCTAACAAATTATATTATGGGAGCTTCCTTTATTACAGAAGGTGCTATTCCTTTTGCAGCAGCGGATCCATTACGTGTTATAACCAGTTGTATCATTGGTTCCGCAATCGGTGGAGCACTCGTTATGTCATTTGGTGTTACGTTGCCTGCACCACATGGTGGGATCTTTGTTATTCCGCTTGTAAATCACCCATTACAATACATTGCCTCTATCGTAATCGGTTCTATTATTACCGCACTAGTTCTTGGATTATGGAAAAAACCGCTTAAGAAAGCAAAATAACGGAGACTTAGATCGTCATTAGAAAAAAACCAACTCAGTGATTTAACTGGGTTGGTTTTTTTCTTTAGAATCATTTTGATTTTGAGTTCTAAACCCATTCCAAAATTTTATATTTTCCCTTGTTATCACTATTTTGGTCTCTATTTAAAAACTGCAATCCCATCTCCCCATGTTTAATATCAAATTCTGGCTAAATGTTCAAGTTAATCATACTTATTCATACAGCTTATGACTTGTATACTATTCTTCTGTAATTTAATAATTCGAAAAAATGACAATATTATAATTCATAAGCTGAGTTATGATAATAGAGTAAATTTTTATTCATGTGATTTGATAGGAGGAGATAGAATGCAAAGATTTCTACAAAAGGCGTTTGCTACAACTGTAATGTTCTCACTGCTTGTACTTCCAACAACAGTAAGTGCTACAAGTATACACTCTGTTTCAATAAAATCAAAATCAGAACAAGTAAAAGCACTAACAAGTACCGAAATTTGTAATGCTCCAGTATCAACTATTCACTCTGAAACAAATATCGTGAAAAAAATACATAATAATCTATTCAAAAGAAAAGTAGAAACTGAAGAAAACTACCAAGCAGTACAAAAAGGAGCATGGGTAGTCGTATATAAAAATGGACAGCGCATTTATCATACAAAAGGTACTAAGCAAATCGGAAAGTTGCAAGACCTCTTCATTCTTCATAATGGAGCAGGTCCAAACTTTGAAGATGCACTTATTGCGGTCAAAAATCCACTAGTAAAAGATGAATACAAAGTTTTTAGTGATCTATGGGAAAAGTTTGATGACGGTACATATGATCAAAATAATGTGGATGCATATGATTCTGGTGTAATCAAGTTGGCTCCACAAAATAAAATTAGAAGCAAAACAGGTCATCACTATGCTTGCCAAGTTGGGAATAAAGTCGAGGTCTATTCTTTAAATAATTATGATGATATGAATAGCGGCTTTCATATGTCATATAGTGTAGAAGGCACTCTCCGCGGATTAATTATTCACAATTGTTGTCCATATGCAGTTGTTCAAAAAGCGAATGGTCAACTAGCTGTATTTGGCTTTGAACATCGCGCTCCTAACCCTGAAGTTCCTGTGTTTGATGAGATTACCGTAATCGATAATATAAAATAATTATCGAAAACAGAAAACCAGTAGAGGTTATACAAAATCCACCTCTGTTGGTCTTCTGT encodes the following:
- a CDS encoding SRPBCC family protein gives rise to the protein MILPITIPDISLRPFHLKVERMMESSPSVLFQAWTKQFDRWFAAPGTVLMEGEVNTVFFFETIHQFETDSEVQRHPHYGRFLRLERNLLVEMTWVTGEGGTMGAETIVTVELESSGKGTKLRLIHAGFPDVKSRDQHNEAWPFVLEHLDKQMMESV
- a CDS encoding DeoR/GlpR family DNA-binding transcription regulator, whose product is MTQQRHQHILELLKKQGVVKLQDLVQVLETSESTIRRDLIELEKHNLLKRVHGGATLLHAKGTELSIKEKSSKNLQQKREIAIFAASLVEQGDCLFLDAGSTTLEMIPHLANKNITVVTNGLTHLEILMEQDIRSYILGGMMKPSTRAIVGSKAVESLLQYRFDKCFLGTNGIHLELGYTTPDPDEALIKRTALSLSSQAYVVADHSKFSEVSFSKIAEIHESHLITDHLPEEHRESYRTKTIVIEVENG
- the pfkB gene encoding 1-phosphofructokinase, with product MIYTVTLNPSIDLIVHVEDLQLNKLNRMQKEQKFPGGKGINVSRILQRIGVDTTPLGFIGGFTGQFIMDALSNENITHDFVQVEGDSRINLKLKSLAGETEINGQGPVITPNQYEQFLQKLTKLKSGDTLVLAGSIPKTIPVELYKELLLSYTQLGVRVVVDTSGEALKRVIDHRPFLIKPNHHELGELFQTTFHSIEEIIPYGKRLQEKGVAHLIVSMADKGALLFTQNGIYQSNVPQGKVVNSVGAGDSVVAGFIGRLQQTNDVIEAFRFGIATGSATAFSPDLASKEKIAELYPQVEIKKIGGEII
- a CDS encoding PTS fructose transporter subunit IIABC, which encodes MRITDLLKKDTIIMDLKAKTKAEVIDELVDQLASADRLHDREEFKEAILAREGTGTTGIGDGIAIPHAKTKAVKTPSICFAKSEQGIDYEALDGKPVHFFFMIAASESANDDHLETLSALSMMLLDSGFRQKLEQVKTVEEFLALINAQEQIEDEEEQHKATIDEPQTGELILAVTACPTGIAHTYMAADALKAKAEEMGVTLKVETNGSTGVKNQLTEEEIERATAIIVAADKQVEMNRFKGKHVLQVPVSHGIRKAEELINRARNQDAPRFTGNGETDKESPKQGTGFYKHLMNGVSNMLPFVVGGGILIALAFAFGGIDAEGPIAETLMTIGGDGAFHFLVPILAGFIAMSIADRPGLAPGIVGGFLAADAGAGFLGGLIAGFLAGYIMVGLKKVFHVLPQQLEGIKPVLLYPVFGILITGVLMITVINGPAVAINEGLIAWLNGLSGTNAMILGLILGGMMAVDLGGPINKAAFTFGIAAIEAGNLAPHAAVMAGGMIPPLGIALATTIFKRKFTDQERKSGLTNYIMGASFITEGAIPFAAADPLRVITSCIIGSAIGGALVMSFGVTLPAPHGGIFVIPLVNHPLQYIASIVIGSIITALVLGLWKKPLKKAK
- a CDS encoding VOC family protein; the encoded protein is MKKVTPFLMFQGNAEEAMNYYTSLIEGSEITSINRYGVNEVGDEGSVMQATFSLKGQEFMCIDSNVKHKFTFTPSFSIFLTCDGEEELDRLYGKLSDGGKLLMPLDDYGFSKKFAWIEDKFGVSWQLNLPS